A single region of the Nocardioides ochotonae genome encodes:
- the coaD gene encoding pantetheine-phosphate adenylyltransferase, which yields MRRAVCPGSFDPVTNGHLDVVGRASSLFDEVVVAVGVNASKKRLFSAEERMEMLREVCADLPNVRVAGFSGLLTTFCAEQGIQAIVKGLRAVSDFEYELQMAQMNASLTEVETVFVPTSPEYSFLASSLVKEVATFGGDVSGLVPPSVHARLTARLAEVAARPAGA from the coding sequence GTGCGCCGAGCCGTCTGCCCGGGATCGTTCGACCCGGTCACCAACGGTCACCTCGACGTCGTGGGACGCGCCTCGTCGCTGTTCGACGAGGTCGTGGTCGCGGTCGGGGTCAACGCCTCCAAGAAGCGCCTGTTCAGCGCCGAGGAGCGCATGGAGATGCTCCGGGAGGTCTGCGCGGACCTGCCCAACGTGCGTGTCGCGGGCTTCTCCGGCCTGCTGACCACCTTCTGCGCGGAGCAGGGCATCCAGGCGATCGTCAAGGGCCTGCGTGCGGTCTCCGACTTCGAGTACGAGCTGCAGATGGCGCAGATGAACGCCTCGCTCACCGAGGTCGAGACCGTCTTCGTGCCCACCAGCCCCGAGTACTCCTTCCTGGCCTCGAGCCTGGTCAAGGAGGTCGCGACGTTCGGTGGCGACGTCTCCGGCCTGGTCCCGCCGAGCGTGCACGCACGCCTCACGGCCCGCCTCGCCGAGGTCGCCGCCCGCCCGGCAGGGGCGTGA
- a CDS encoding YceD family protein: MLDTRELGRRPGSQRLLTLTVPAPPDLGIEVLKVPEGAPVELDLRLEAVMEGVLVTGMAKAVVEGECARCLEEIADELGVRFQELFVYDDLRDSDADDEDNGVSNLQDDLLDLEPLLRDAVVLALPFQPLCQDDCPGLCTECGARLADDPDHQHEEAIDPRWAGLTALNKKDSESSEN, encoded by the coding sequence GTGCTCGACACCCGCGAGCTCGGCCGCCGCCCGGGGTCCCAGCGACTGCTGACACTGACGGTGCCGGCACCACCAGATCTTGGCATCGAGGTCCTCAAGGTCCCCGAAGGTGCGCCGGTCGAGCTTGACCTGCGCCTGGAGGCGGTCATGGAGGGCGTCCTGGTCACCGGCATGGCGAAGGCCGTGGTCGAGGGCGAGTGCGCGCGGTGCCTGGAGGAGATCGCCGACGAGCTCGGCGTCCGCTTCCAGGAGCTGTTCGTGTACGACGACCTGCGTGACTCGGACGCCGACGACGAGGACAACGGGGTCAGCAACCTCCAGGACGACCTGCTCGACCTGGAACCCCTGCTGCGGGACGCGGTGGTGCTCGCACTACCGTTCCAGCCGCTGTGTCAGGACGACTGCCCAGGACTGTGCACCGAGTGTGGTGCTCGCCTGGCGGACGACCCCGACCACCAGCACGAGGAAGCGATCGACCCGCGATGGGCGGGCCTGACCGCGCTGAACAAGAAGGACTCGGAATCCTCCGAGAACTGA
- the rsmD gene encoding 16S rRNA (guanine(966)-N(2))-methyltransferase RsmD, translating into MTRIIAGRAGGRRLSTPPGTATRPTSDRVREALFSAIESWCGSLSGLRVLDLYAGSGAVGLEAWSRGAAAVTLVESDRRTAALVAANARDLGAGEAQVLTSAVATVLARPPAGEPYDVVFADPPYPLSDEAVAADLRALVEHHWLAPDALVVVERSVRSPEPVWPAGLEPHRRRAYGETVLWYGHAALPAPDEDQPRNQPSTPIEGE; encoded by the coding sequence ATGACCCGCATCATCGCCGGCCGCGCCGGCGGCCGCCGCCTGTCCACCCCACCGGGGACCGCCACCCGCCCCACCAGCGACCGGGTCCGCGAGGCGCTGTTCTCCGCGATCGAGTCGTGGTGCGGGTCGCTGAGCGGCCTGCGCGTGCTGGACCTCTACGCCGGCTCCGGCGCGGTGGGCCTGGAGGCGTGGTCCCGCGGTGCCGCCGCCGTGACCCTGGTGGAGTCCGACCGGCGTACCGCCGCGTTGGTCGCCGCCAACGCCCGTGACCTCGGTGCCGGGGAGGCCCAGGTGCTCACCTCCGCGGTCGCCACGGTCCTGGCTCGCCCGCCGGCCGGCGAGCCCTACGACGTGGTGTTCGCGGACCCGCCGTACCCGCTCTCCGACGAGGCGGTCGCCGCGGACCTCCGGGCGCTGGTCGAGCACCACTGGCTGGCCCCCGACGCCCTCGTCGTCGTGGAGCGCTCGGTGCGCAGCCCCGAGCCGGTGTGGCCGGCCGGCCTGGAGCCGCACCGGCGCCGTGCCTACGGCGAGACGGTGCTTTGGTACGGTCACGCGGCCTTGCCCGCACCGGACGAGGACCAGCCCAGAAACCAGCCCAGCACACCCATCGAAGGGGAGTGA